In Dehalococcoidia bacterium, the genomic stretch ACTGGCCGAACTGGCGCGGGAGGCACACTTCGGGGGAAAGCCCTTGAGTGCTAATCCCTTGGTGCGCAACCGCTTGGCGGATCTGGCCATCAGCGTGCGGGTGGGCACCCTGGTGGCCTATGAGGTGGCGTGGCTCCAGTCCCAGGGGAAGGTGCCCAACAAAGAGGCGTCCCTCTCCAAACTGATGGGGAGCGAGACGGCCCAGCAGATTTACGCCTTTGGGGTGCAGATGGTGGGGCTGTATGGGATTCTGGACAAAGGCTCCAAGTGGGCCTTCTGGGACGGACGCCTGGCACTGGAATGGGCCGATTCCTTCTCCCACACCATTCGGGCAGGCACCAGCGAGGTGCAGAGGAACATCATCGCCATGCGGGGTCTGGGCCTGCCTCGGGGTTAGGCCGTGCAGGGGCAGAAGCCTTCTACCCAGGAGCGGTGGTCGTCCCGCCTGGGCTTCATTTTGGCCACCATCGGCTCCGCCATCGGGGTGGGGAACCTGTGGCGTTTCCCCTACCTGGTGGGGATGAACGGGGGCGGGGCCTTCCTGGTGCCCTACTTCCTGGCTATCGCCTTGTGTGGATTGCCCATCCTGATGCTGGAACTGGCGGGGGGCAGGCGCTTTCGGCAGGGAGTGGTGGGCACCTTCCGGGCGGTGCGCCCCGTCGCAGGGCTGGTGGGGGCCTTTATCGCCTTCTCGTCTTTCCTGCTTCTCAGTTACTATCTGGTGGTGGTGGGCTGGGCGTGGGGCTACCTGGTGCACAGCCTGGGTGGCTCCTTCCCCGCCTTCGGTGCGTATACCTCCGGCTACAACTCGGTGCTGTTCTTCCTGGTGCTGTGCGGGGTTACGGTGGGCATTGTGGGGCTGGGGGTGCGCCGGGGCATTGAACTGGCCAGCCGTATCCTGATGCCCACTTTGTTCCTGCTGGTGCTGGGCCTGGCCGTGTTCTGCACCACCCTACCAGGCTGGAGGGAGGGCATCGTCTTTTACCTGTACCCGAAGCCCTCGGCGTTGGCCGATCCTTTGGTCTGGGCCGCCGCCTTCGGACAGGTCTTCTTCTCGGTGGGTGTGGGGATGGGGGTGATGATTACCTACGGATCCTACGCCCAGGAGAAGGAGCCTATCGCCTCCTCGTCGTTGTGGATCGTGCTGGCCGATGCGTCGGCGGCCCTGCTGGCGGGGTTTGTGGTGTTCCCCATTGTGTTCTCCTACGGCGGGGAGCCGGCGGCCGGCCCCGGCCTGGCCTTTGATACTCTGCCCCACCTGTTCCGCCAGTTTTCGGGGGCCACGGGGCAGGTGGTGGCGGGGCTGTTCTACCTGCTGTTGGGCATTGCGGGGATTGGCCCTTCGGTCTCCCTGTTGCAGACGGCGCTGGTGGGCCTAGAGGAGGGGATAGGGGTACCCCGGCGGCGCGCATTGCCCCTGGTGGCGGTGGCCCTGGTGCTTCTGGGCCTGCCCAGCGCCCTCAGTTACAGTGGTGGCGGCCTGCGCCTGGCGGGTGCCCCAGTGCTGGACATCCTGGACAACCTGACGGGGCTGGTGCTCCTGCCCTTGGGGGTGTTGGCAACGGCGGTGGTGCTGGGGTGGCTCGCCCCCACGCGCCTGATGGTAACCGATGTGCAGAGGGGCTTTGTGGGGTGGTCGGGCACCTGGCTGGTGCGCTTTGCGGTGCCCCTCTCCATCCTGGGGGTGCTGGGGGCTACGGTGTTCCAACGCCTGGTGCGCTAGAACGTCCGCCCCTGCCTGTGCACCGGAAATCCTGGCCACCCCCCGCAAGAAGCCCTACTTTTCCCCCTTGCGCTCCACCAGTTGGAACAGGATGCCGTGGGTGTCTTTGGGGTGAATGAACACCAGTCCCCCGGCTTCAATGAGCTGCACTCCTCGGCTTTTGAGGGCGTCGCGGGCCTGGGCCAGGTCCTCCACCGCCAGGGCCACCAGGTGAATCCCCTCGCCCCGCCGCTGGAGGGTGCGCCCCAGGGGGGTATCGGGGCCGAGGGGCTCGGCCAGTTCAATGAAGCGCCCCGAGGTGCCCAGGTAGAAGTAGGCGTTGCGCAGGCCCAGGTGGGGATGAGCCTTGCCCACCTCCCCTGTGGGCTTCAGTCCCAGGCGCTTCTCATAGTCCTGCACTGCCTGCTCCAGGTTGTTCACCGCCACCACGATGTGGTCAATCCATTTGAACACGACGCACCTCCTATTGCAGAACCTGCAGGGTGGCGTGGCGGATGCGCTCCCAATCGATCTCATAGCCCAGGCCAGGCTTGGTGGGGGCGTGGACATAGCCCTGGCTGTCCACACGGATGTCCTCCACCAGGCCGAACTCGTTGGCCCCCGTGGAGGGGAAGTGCTCGTAGTAGTCGCAGTTGGGAATAGCCATGATCACATGCAGATTGGCCACATTGTTGAGGGAGTTGCCCCCGTGATGGATTTCGCACTTCATGCGGAAGGCCTCGGCCAGGTGGGCGATTTTCAGCAAGGGGGTAATGCCCCCCGACACCGCCACATCCCCCCGCAGGATGTCCGTGGCCTTCTGCAGAATCCAGATGGGCGTCCCGTAGAAGCGCCCAGGCACCCACTCCACCGACATGATGGGGATGTCCAGTTTCTGGCAGAGTTTGGTGTAGTTGTAGATGTCCTCTTCGGCCAGGGGGTCCTCGTACCAGTAGTAGTCCAGGTCCTCCAAGGCGCGTCCCACCCGAATGGCGTCCTCGTAGGTGTAGGCCCACATGGAGTCCAGCATAAGGGTCATGGTATCGCCCACGGCCTGGCGCACGGCGCGGCAGATGGCGATGTCCATTTGGGGGTTGCCATGGGGGTGGATTTTGTAAGCCGTCCACCCCCGGGCGCGGAAGCGCAGGGCCTCCTCCACATAGTCCTCCACCCGAGGCCAGGAGGGGGAGCTGGCGTAGGCGGGCACCTTCTCCCGGCAGGTGCCCAGCAGGCGGTGAATGGGCAGGCCCGCCACCTTCCCAGCGATGTCCCACAGGGCTATATCCACTGCGCCGATGGCCTGGGTGGAGACGACACGGTTCAAACGCCACATCTCCCCCCAGAGGGCCCCGATGTCCAGGGGGTTACGCCCCACTACCAGGGGCTTTAGGAACTCCATCAGAGGGCCGACAAAGGCGTCCGCCCCCTGGCGTGGGGAGCCCAGGAAAGCATACCCCTCCACGCCTGCATCGGTGTGAACGGCCAGAACACCCAACTGCTTCACCCCTCCGAAGGTGTTGCGCCCCGAACGGTAGGGCGGGGCCTCCCATTTGACCAACCGAACGGTGAGCCCAGTGATTTTCACGGCTCCCCCCTTGGGCAGAAGCGGTTTTGCGACTACTATAGCACTTTGGAGCACCCCGCACCCCCCACA encodes the following:
- a CDS encoding mandelate racemase, which translates into the protein MKITGLTVRLVKWEAPPYRSGRNTFGGVKQLGVLAVHTDAGVEGYAFLGSPRQGADAFVGPLMEFLKPLVVGRNPLDIGALWGEMWRLNRVVSTQAIGAVDIALWDIAGKVAGLPIHRLLGTCREKVPAYASSPSWPRVEDYVEEALRFRARGWTAYKIHPHGNPQMDIAICRAVRQAVGDTMTLMLDSMWAYTYEDAIRVGRALEDLDYYWYEDPLAEEDIYNYTKLCQKLDIPIMSVEWVPGRFYGTPIWILQKATDILRGDVAVSGGITPLLKIAHLAEAFRMKCEIHHGGNSLNNVANLHVIMAIPNCDYYEHFPSTGANEFGLVEDIRVDSQGYVHAPTKPGLGYEIDWERIRHATLQVLQ
- a CDS encoding sodium-dependent transporter, which gives rise to MQGQKPSTQERWSSRLGFILATIGSAIGVGNLWRFPYLVGMNGGGAFLVPYFLAIALCGLPILMLELAGGRRFRQGVVGTFRAVRPVAGLVGAFIAFSSFLLLSYYLVVVGWAWGYLVHSLGGSFPAFGAYTSGYNSVLFFLVLCGVTVGIVGLGVRRGIELASRILMPTLFLLVLGLAVFCTTLPGWREGIVFYLYPKPSALADPLVWAAAFGQVFFSVGVGMGVMITYGSYAQEKEPIASSSLWIVLADASAALLAGFVVFPIVFSYGGEPAAGPGLAFDTLPHLFRQFSGATGQVVAGLFYLLLGIAGIGPSVSLLQTALVGLEEGIGVPRRRALPLVAVALVLLGLPSALSYSGGGLRLAGAPVLDILDNLTGLVLLPLGVLATAVVLGWLAPTRLMVTDVQRGFVGWSGTWLVRFAVPLSILGVLGATVFQRLVR
- a CDS encoding VOC family protein: MFKWIDHIVVAVNNLEQAVQDYEKRLGLKPTGEVGKAHPHLGLRNAYFYLGTSGRFIELAEPLGPDTPLGRTLQRRGEGIHLVALAVEDLAQARDALKSRGVQLIEAGGLVFIHPKDTHGILFQLVERKGEK